GATGACGAATCTGTGACATGGGGTCTTTGGGGGAAGGGAAAGTCACAAACATCATGGGAATGTTTTCTGGAGCCTCTTCCTTTCCCAAGCTGAAGAAATCGTCCATCCTTTatgtaaacaaatacattttagaaacagaaaaaccttcaatatgataaaaaaaaatcttaagtaaCTTTATAGGAACTTAAAAACTAGTTTGTAAAATTGTAAACAATGTTGTTTGGTGTAAAATAGATGTGTTTAGATATAGAGAAACTGCATCAGTACTAACATGGCATCCATGTCGTTATTCTTAAAGACCCATCTGCTGACTGCGCTGATGCCCAGCTCTTCTGCTGTGCCGTCAAATCCAGAGAAGAGCAAAAGGGATCCTTTTCCAGGTCTTACCATATCCAGACGATTCTGGATTTCTGTGAGATGAGAGAGCATTTAGACCAAATCTGCAGGAGACCACAGAGCAGAGATACTGTGAAGAAGTGATAATACAATAAAAGACTGACCTGGTTTGACTTGTATCTCTGGGGGCAGGAGTCTCTTGAAGGTGTTAAAGATGCCACAGTTGGAGATGACAACAGGAGCCCGAACTTCAATTTCTTCTTTACCCTTTTTGACAGCAACGCCTGTCAAAGACCAACACCATTAGACACTGGACACTTTACTTAATGCTGaaaattatgtcatggtgttTTGGTCTGAGTGTATGGTGGGTAAGGTTGCCTTCAAGAATGATTTGATATTTTAAAGAATCCATTTTTTAAACACGTAAGGCTTTCTCAAAGAACTGTTTTTCGCCTTTTTTCAGGGCCAAACAGTAGATCGGTATTCCTAACTATACATTTGATGCAGTTGGACTGGTATCTCCTCTTTTTGCCTCTTACCATATGCAGCTCCTTGACTGTCCACCAGGATTCGACTGACAGGAGCACGAACCAGAACATTCCCTCCATACTTCTGGATGACCTTAGTGATGTGGTATGGGATCTCACTAGCACCACCTTTTGGGTAGTATGCTCCACGCTTGAAGTGATGCAGCATCAGGGCATTGATCAGACTGCTGGAATCTCTTGGAGGAGTACCTAATAATTTAAACTATAGTTATtacaagttttaagtgttcagaacaTTCCTCTAAGTTACTATACAACAACAGTTTATGCTCCTGGAGATATAAGTTTGTGTGAAGAGTCTCACCATAGAAGTAGTATGCAAAGACAACTTGGAGGTCCTTGTTGGAGGTCAGTTTGTCGACCAGATCTGTGGCACTTATGCTTAACAGCCGGAAGGCAGAGGAATAGAGGTTGGCAAGACCACTCCTCACCAGGAATAGGGCCAACCACTCTGGAATCAGCTTCAGTGCAGCCAAGAAGGGAGTCTTCCTAGCTGACAACTGTAGAGATAAAAGATAAGTTAAGTCATGGTCTACAGTCACAAAGCGTTTTTTGTTTGATCACATAAAAAAACTATAAGAACCATATTTAGTTGCCCAAATAAGTTTTTACCTAATTTCTTTCACCACTATGGGTCCTAGGCATCTAGGCATCAATACTTTAGAACCACTGGGAGTATGTTAGAATTTTGAGCTCTAAAGTCACAATGTTCTGTCCCAGTGAGAGCAGATTTAAAGTTAAACTCTACCTTCATGATCTTGAAGAACTCCTCAATGGCTTCGGTGTCATCAGGAAACTGCTTTTTAAGATGTTCCTCCATTTCAGTTTTGCCTGAGCAGATAGTGTATTCCCTAGTTTCCTTTCCTGTGCCAATCACGACCGTGTCAAAATGCTGGTCGAGCTCTGCAAACTCCAGCTGGCCTTCAGTGATCTGGTCAAAAATGATCTTAAACAAACTGTTCTCGTGCAACTGACCGACGTAATGAAGCCCTGTGGAGACAGAAGTAAATCAGAGAATTTATTCAACACTTAGTTAATGGCACTGCGCACAATAATGACCTGGGCTGAGCCACAGCCAGGGAGTCAGAGTGCCACCTCATGGTAATCTCTCACACGTATGTTTTCCCTTTTCTAAGCCGAATTCATCCACATGCTTGGGCTCAGTCCAGAATTTTTGGCAGCAGTCTGGCTGGTATTTTTGGAGGCTTTTTAACGGCATTAAAGCCTCTTTCAGCTGTCAGCTTTGAGACAATCATGGGTTCCTCTGATTGAAGAACATTGAATTCTCCAAAACAATAATCATGATTTCATACTGTATTTTGCCATCTTTTCTTGTACAATATAATATCCATACCCAAGCACTGATAGCCCAGGTGGTTTCCACCATAAAAGCTAAAGTTTGACTCTTAGCTGCCGATTGGTCAACATAGACTGAAATGACTTAATTATACTTGAGTGAAGAGTTCTTACCAACATCAAACTCAAAACCTTTATCCATAAAGGTGTGGCAGCAGCCTCCAGCCTGGTCGTGTTGTTCCAGCACAAGGACTTTTTTGCCAGTTTTGGCAATTGTAGCCGCTGCCGTCATCCCACCGACCCCGCTGCCAATCACGATTGCATCCAAATCCTTGGGCACTTTCTGCTTGGCGAAGCCTGGAAACACAGAACATGGACACTGGACTGTcataattttgttgtttttaaatgaataaacactATATGTCTAATTGTATTATGACCCACTGCTGGTTATCTCTATAGACATTTTCTGACCAATAGCAGCTTTGAGCTTTTGGGATGAATagcagaactaatcatccaactGATCCATATCACTCATGAGGTTTAAGGCAAGCAAACAATAAACATTTCAAAGTTTTAACATCTTTCCTAGAAGGGCAGCTCGTACCCTTGACCTACTTATCATAATTTTCTTTCTACAGCTTTACATAATTAGGGTAGAGTTTAGTATGTTTGAGTTTGAGCTTTAAAAACCTGTAatcttatataataatatgttaGGGAATGTTAAGAGTTAAGAGGCTTTCTGGACTCTGGTCGCCTGACCAATCTCCCAATCCAGTGTTTTAtgatttgaaaattatttctgaTATTGTTACTATTGTATTGTATATCATCACTGACAGAACAGTGCATGCAGTTCTATATTGGTGACTTGATAAATGAACCAATGCATGATCAGACTCATCATCCACTCACCTTGCTTCAAAAGCTTGTCTCTTTTCTTCTGGTTAAGCTCCATTGGTCCTGCAGGTCTTACACAGTCCTCTGAGAAAGGGCTCGGTCTGCCACACAAATACCAGTACATTCCACCTGCCCAGCTCAGGAACCACACCAGAAACGCCAGCAGCCACATCTTGAAGTGGATAAATGGGTTTTGCAGCAGCTAAAAGAACAGGGTTCCTAAAGATGCAGGGTAGCTGATACTAAAGATGCCCAGTAGTTTTCCAGCTGTTCCCAGAAGGTGTGAGCTTCAGACCAGATGTGGTGTCTGTGGAAAAGTAAAAAGTGAGAGGCCTTAATATAGATTAGGGCTCTAAACATGTTGATTTACATGAGTATCTTTCATCCATTACAAGTGCAACAAGTCTGTATGACttttatgtactgttttactGTAATATAGAATTAGCAGTACAGATAACAGGCCAGGATGTGATTCGTTGAGGTTAATTCCTCAGTTGCAAATTGTTTCAAGCCTAAAACCTTCATTCCCGCTATTCAAAGCACAGACCAGTAGGACAACCTGCTTGGTTAGATCTACCCAGATATCACAGAATCAGTAACTCTAATTGGACAGCATTCTTTAGGGCGTGTCAACATTGCAACCCTTTTGTTTTCATACAGAACTCTACTGTGAAGtaagggtcagtttcccagacctGGATTAGGACTAATCCTGAACTATATTTCCAATAGAGAATCTCCATTACAATCTTGCAGTTCAGGATTAGTCTAAATCTTATTCTGGGAAACCGACCCAAACACTTTTAATACAAACATGAATATTTTcaataaaaatgaactaaaatgtaTTAAGAAATTAACAAGCTGATTCTCCACTCCACACTGTTGCTTATGCAGTTTATAAGTATTTTATAAGATTATAAGAAATTGGCAGAGACTGAAGGTCTGATTTATAAACCCTGCATTattaggtattattattattaagcattattattattaataacacttGAAAAAATTTAATTCACTTAGCGAGAATAATTAGCGTTTATATATCTTCTGTCAGTATAATACT
This genomic stretch from Astyanax mexicanus isolate ESR-SI-001 chromosome 15, AstMex3_surface, whole genome shotgun sequence harbors:
- the LOC111192380 gene encoding inactive all-trans-retinol 13,14-reductase isoform X1, with product MWLLAFLVWFLSWAGGMYWYLCGRPSPFSEDCVRPAGPMELNQKKRDKLLKQGFAKQKVPKDLDAIVIGSGVGGMTAAATIAKTGKKVLVLEQHDQAGGCCHTFMDKGFEFDVGLHYVGQLHENSLFKIIFDQITEGQLEFAELDQHFDTVVIGTGKETREYTICSGKTEMEEHLKKQFPDDTEAIEEFFKIMKLSARKTPFLAALKLIPEWLALFLVRSGLANLYSSAFRLLSISATDLVDKLTSNKDLQVVFAYYFYGTPPRDSSSLINALMLHHFKRGAYYPKGGASEIPYHITKVIQKYGGNVLVRAPVSRILVDSQGAAYGVAVKKGKEEIEVRAPVVISNCGIFNTFKRLLPPEIQVKPEIQNRLDMVRPGKGSLLLFSGFDGTAEELGISAVSRWVFKNNDMDAMMDDFFSLGKEEAPENIPMMFVTFPSPKDPMSQIRHPGKSCMTILTMVNYEWFEEWKDTPVKRRGADYVEYKNRFAKHLFDWACVLYPKLREKLVFQDVATPLTNNFYLGSYRGAIYSTDHNLDRYHMDIMAKNRCETPVKNLYVSGQDMFSCGIIGALHGGLMCASRVLGRMVYIDLLVLKKKLKKRKALELAALTEKKLQ